CGCACCCGCCGCCTCAGCCTCGCTTGAGACGTGCGAAGAACTCACTGACGTCCTGGGCATACAGTGCGGGTTGCTCGAGTGCGGCGAAGTGGCCGCCGCGCGGCATCTCGGTGTACCGCAGAAGGCGGTAGTGCGGCTCGACCCATCGCCGCACGGCTGGATTGATCTCAGCTGGAAAGACGGCCGCGGCGGTGGGCACCTCGGGCACCGGGTGTGCGCGTCCCTCGGGGTCCAGCCGAGATTCGTAGTAGATCATGGCGGAGGACGCGACGGAGCGCGGGATCCAGTAGAACATCAGGTTCGTCAGCAGATCCTCTGTCGAGAACACTCCGAGTCCGCCGTCGCTCCACGCCTGGAACTTCTCGAGCACCCAGGCGGCCAGCCCTGCAGGCGAGTCGGTCTGCGCCATCGCGAGCGACTGCGGCCGCGTCGACTGAATCTGCGCATACGCGCGACCCGTCGCATCCATCTCGTCCCATCTGGCGAGCAGGCCGCGCTCGCGCTCGTCGGGCTGATCTGCCCATGAGGGCCGCCGGTGCGCGCTGAGCAGCGGCATGTTGGTGTGGAAGCCGACGACCGCATCGGGGTGGAGCTGTGCGAGCCGAGAGCCGATGATCGCACCCCAATCGCCGCCGGCGATGCCGTACTGTGCGTGCCCCAGTTGCACCGACATGAGTGTGTGCAGCGCCTCGGCGATGCGCGTGACCCCCCAACCGGATTCGGTCGGTTTCCCGCCGAACCCGAAGCCCGGAAGGCTGGGCATGACGAGATCGAACGCGGGCCGCCCGGGCGCAGGGTCGATGAAGGGCTCGATCACGTGCCGGAACTCCACGATCGAGCCGGGCCACCCGTGGAGCAGCAGCAGGGGAACGGTGTCGGTCCCGCCAGCAGCAGCGCGGAAGACCTGAAGTTCCAGACCGTCGACCGGCACACCGATCGGGTCGAGACTGTTCAGCCACGCCTCATGGGGCCGCCAGTCGTAGTCATCGGCCCAGAATCGACACAGCTCGCGGAGCGTAGCAAGTTCGATGCCCGCTTCCCACTCCGGTGCAGGGAGTGGTTCCGGCCAACGCGTGCGGCGCAGCCGCTCTCGCAGCTCGTCGAGTTCCTGCTCGTCGACGTGGATGGGTGCGGGACGGTGCGCGCTGACCATGCTCGATTATGGCGCGGCCAACGACGTTGCCGAGGAGTTCGGCCTTGGATCGCTCGGTCACCATCCGATATGAGAGCGTTTACAACGCGATTTGCATCGTGGTTCGCCGGTGACCGACAGACTGAAAGCCAACTGTCCTCAACAATTGCAAGCGCTTGCATAAGTGCGCACCGCGCTGCTAGCGTCGCAGCATTGCCGGTGGCACGCCGTCGTGCCGGGATTCAGGAGTCAAGGATGACGCAACGCGGTCGCGCTCGAAGCTGGTTCGCTCTGGTGGTTTCGGGGGCCCTCGCGGCATCCGCCATCGCCGTGATTCCAGGCCTTGCGGCCGCCGCCGAGGAGCCGCGCACGTTCGCGCTCGTCGGCTCGCTCCAATCGGAGCTCGGATGCCCCGCCGACTGGGATCCCGCGTGCGCCGCGACCGAGCTCACCGCGACCGGCACTCCCGGCGTCTTCGCCGCCGACTTCACGGTGCCCGCGGGCACCTGGGAGTACAAGGTCGCCGTGAACGACTCGTGGGACGAGGCGTACGGCCTGAACGGCGGCGGCGACAACATCCCGCTCACCGTCGCGGGTGACACCCCGGTTCGCGTCGTGTTCGACGACACCCTGAAGCGCGTGGGCCTCGAGTCGACCGGCATCCGCACCGCGTACGACGAGGCATCCGACGCCGCGCTCGTGTCCGACCCCGTGCGTCAGCCCGGCAGTGACGAGACCTTCTACTTCGTCATGACCGACCGCTTCGAGAACGGCGACGCGACCAACGACCAGGGCGGACTCACCGGCGATGCCCTGACGACGGGCTTCGACCCGACTCACAAGGGCTTCTACAACGGCGGCGACCTCGCCGGCCTCCGCTCGCAGCTCGACTACATCGACGGCCTCGGCACGAGCGCGATCTGGCTCACCCCGAGCTTCAAGAACCGGCCAGTGCAGGGCGAGGGCGCAAATGCGTCCGCCGGGTACCACGGCTACTGGATCACCGACTTCACCCAGATCGACCCGCACCTCGGCACCAACGCCGAGCTCGAGGCCCTCATCGCCG
The Agromyces albus DNA segment above includes these coding regions:
- a CDS encoding epoxide hydrolase family protein, whose amino-acid sequence is MVSAHRPAPIHVDEQELDELRERLRRTRWPEPLPAPEWEAGIELATLRELCRFWADDYDWRPHEAWLNSLDPIGVPVDGLELQVFRAAAGGTDTVPLLLLHGWPGSIVEFRHVIEPFIDPAPGRPAFDLVMPSLPGFGFGGKPTESGWGVTRIAEALHTLMSVQLGHAQYGIAGGDWGAIIGSRLAQLHPDAVVGFHTNMPLLSAHRRPSWADQPDERERGLLARWDEMDATGRAYAQIQSTRPQSLAMAQTDSPAGLAAWVLEKFQAWSDGGLGVFSTEDLLTNLMFYWIPRSVASSAMIYYESRLDPEGRAHPVPEVPTAAAVFPAEINPAVRRWVEPHYRLLRYTEMPRGGHFAALEQPALYAQDVSEFFARLKRG